The nucleotide sequence AACTTTCATCATATCTCCTCCACACGATCACCAATTAATCACAATTTGCTGACCCAGAGCAATCAGGATGATTTTCCTATTCCCTGtttttaaagtctttttttcctttcaaataaaaaatcaaatctcttttaaataccaaataCGATTGTGAGAAAAGTCGCTGAGTGCAATTTTCACGTCTATATAGACACAAGGAGTGGAGAAAAACGTGGTAAGACACAATCTAATTATAGACTCCGTCGAGATTCATCGTGTGACCAGGAATATTTTCATCGAAAGAATGTTTAAATGTGGTTGTTTAGGAGACAGAGGAACTCtgttcaattttccagaaaacaCTGTGCGTATATAGTATAATCACCGTGGTCAGAGGGAGTTGAAAAATCTCTCAATAACTTTTATACACAATCATGATCATGTACATGAGATTGCCATATATGGCGCCAAAATTTTACAAGTAAGCCTCGTGCTGGAGAAAATCTCTGACTGTGAGGTCATAATATTAAACTACCATCTGGTGAAAGAATCTCCGCAGATCAAACACCTCGAGTACAGGAGATGGTGACACAGAGGAATTCACTGGGAGCAGAGTGTgaaaagtgaaataattttCCGCAAACTTCTGCACCTTTTGATCTTTGACGCCAATGTGCACACAAATGTTTATGCATACGGTGTTAATTATCACCATAAAAAGAGATAAATTGACATGTCTGATATGCAGGGCTCTTTATAAAATTtgttaacaaaaaaaacaatgagaTTTCCCAATCGAAATTATTGAAAACCTAAAAATTCGATTTAACTTTatcaagttcattttttttttaatccccaatattttaaaaggcattgaataaatgagcagtaaaaagttaaaattgatcagtaacaaaaatatttgaaacagtgatattttcgtccaaattttggcaaagggaaaataaagactTTACactttatatggaactattttaaatgttaagtatgtaaattaggtccatttttgtaaagatttaaggtttttactgatcataattagatattttactgctcattttttaattttttactgcccatttagaactttttactgatcgtttgttttttgccattttaaaaTACACAATCCACTTGTAATCAAATGTTcaattccataaaatattttagtctcatCGCGTTTTCTGATTGGCTACAGCCTAAAGGCATTCTAAGCTTTAGCCAATGAGTAAGCAGAATCGAactaaaatagtttttagaattaaGTACCATGTAGAATAATGCACAGATAACCATAATCTGCAAGAAAAACGATGAGCGATAATGAAAGTaaatctacactgagaaaaaagaggatgcaattaacattttttcctcataactttaactttaacactttttaggtgtaaaaatatatcaacattttttaatgttagttttacaccttattaaagataaaattaacagtggaaaagggtacctttaacccctaatacacctgaaaagggtaatatttacaccgattttgaatcaatattgcagggtaaaattaacatttccaaaatgttattttaacgttttaggatttctctcagtatagtAAAGCTGAACTACGATCCATTCAGAAGATATTAttaattccatttatttatttaggttTTTCGGATCTTTAGGGACTGTGGGTatctataaaaaatattgatactctgggaaagacaatttttttgaactagaaaaaatccaattctCGCGAATGACTCAAAATATAAAGGAAAGTGAGGCTCCTTTTaaattgggtttttggttttctcttttttttttaaatagaatccAGCCCTATCATTATGttatttagtttcacaatttgTCTGTAGAGTTAAGTTGGTTTAATCAGGGGCcactcgacatttcatttttccatacgtttttgcatatagGCACTGaaaactattggcaagttttttcctaaagagaattgacttatcagtctgatatatttcgaaatcgtgcattaaaagctatctaaaaatacatatttcatagtgttcgccgaaataatacaagaactacgagcaaatttgtttaagtcgcggtgcaatatctgcaaaattttaaaaggaaaagtgaaaatagcttcactttttattaggcttgatgggcccctggtttaATGATAAACTCCagtttcatttacaaatattagaaaatagctctattttaaagctgcccaaATTCAAAGGTATTCTACTTCCCCCTAAGAATGTtcaaatctagaatatttttttgcaaacgcTTGATTAAgatcctgagctaagatatttttgaaaaaaaatcgtaaaattggcTCGATGGATATGTTACGATCCGGAAAGAATTGAGTGTATTCTATTTCACTTTTACCGAAACACTCATTGTATTATTTCCCGAGGAAAATGCTttaaaccagaggtgtgcaagagccgtttgaaactgaacaaacgtcaaatgaaacttgtacgtcaatggtcaaaacgctacctaaacatttattttgacgtttattcgatttcaacggttcttgcacacctctgctttaaacTCAGAATCAGgaatatttacagtagactctctctcaatcgggaatatggggcaaaatgtcatccggtttagcgatagaattgagcgtcaaagcctttgtaaatttcacaaaaagcgctcaattataaagaatcacgataaaataggaagaactatagcgaatttgagcgaattagcttcataaaattaaacgtgaaaattgtcaacaaaatttgtcacccgattgaaaaagagccgattgagtgagagtctactgtatatttctTAAACATTATCCagatgtaattaaatatttaacatttaatcttatgaaatattttagttcaATCCACTGCGTTCCATGATTGGCTAGAGTTCACTGGCAGGAAATGTTgtattgattgatttttttaatgtagatatgcgtaggggaaagtgctctcccttcgaacgttcatgccattcgactaatgtgaatttcttttgtttttcgtaagagatttcaactaaattatcacggaatcaacaaatgatgataagccaataaatatttaatagaaatgtgtaagtctcttaggaaaactaaaaggaaattaacattattcgaaggcatgaacgttcaaagggagagtactttcccctaatcgtGCCACCCTCAATTGTTTAAACATGTGCATCCAGTGCCCCTACTATGGACTTAAATCGGTTAAACAGCAAAAGCCCGAAGCATTGAGTGGATTGAGTTGAAGTCTATGGTTCCGATACACTTTTTAGATAAGAAAAAGTTCATGTAgtctaaattcacatctctttctttttcaaacgatTTACATATGCCTATCTCACTCATTtatactctttttcttcttttgaacataacaatcaattcaatttagttcaatcgaatttggagtgcaaaaGCAAGAGATAGACGTATAAAAAACGTTTGAGAAGGAatgagatatgaattttgatttaatgaaattttcctgatctaaaacatGTGTCAGAAACTTTATTAATGTTATACTTTTTTCATTCTAGAGTATTTTGATgatcatttaattaaattattcttaccaaatttcaaaaatgttatccgaaatctaaattgatttttcaaacagTCCACTTTAtccgaaattttaaatttttatttttatttattatttttttttagaaaaaaatgtttggttTCTGATTGCAAAGAGTATATTAAATTTCTCACTAGGTTGGAAGACAGTAagttgtaaaatattttcaaatgctaaatattaggtgagattcttaacaatctcacctactataatcctaacaaaatttcatgtcctccgatcgcgctcaaacttggccaaaatgtgtttcgccacttcctgatcacgaatatatggggggctaagttacgttcccggccggccggccggccggccggccgtccggccgctctttggagcttaatagctcctaaactaaaaaagatatcgacttgcggttttcggcaaaggttatatatcgcatgaaaattgcaacttggtgcattgaccccccaccccccacccctccttccgccattttgaagaccccactttttttgttttctcaatagctccgcccctatggcatcgatcgggctcaaattttagtatgttatagctgggccttagagctttccatcaataccaaacttaaggtcccccgacccccctgacccgagctataagggtccaaaaaaaatttcttaaaatggccataactccggttctaattgtcagaatttaaaaaatgaggactttttggaaagctctcgtgaaatgccacttcctcttctaacatcgcaagttcataaaaccaccgctaggggcgctttttttaaaaagaaaatttttaaatcttaaaagttaaataactcaaaaattccttatgcgatcgggctgaaattttagtatgttgtagccgttgattatacctatcaaacaaaaaaaaccttaagtcgatccataacccctgacccgagctataaggggtcaaagttcgaacattgaccggcctctatctccggttctaattaacatatcgacataaattttacctttttggtttcgtctcgatgagcactttcagatggaagttcaaaaaatcaccacaggtggcgctgtgataacgtcaaaattcatcgaaattcaaagacatttttctcaaaaacggcattgtgcaagttaatcaaattttagtatgttgtagtccagtctaggacgtttccaaaatggtgcgtatgtgcgctgtggtttcaatagaaccggagatatgaggggtcaaagttcacgaaattcaaaaaatcatatctccggttctatgtgaccgattttgatgaatgagggcttaaacgaaagatctcaccaaatgctacaactttctagaatatttgaacttcgtgggaccaacaccaggggcgccacagtcgaaaaatcaatttcaatatcacataacctcaattatctcgactgtcgctgaaccgattttgatgattacttcgacataattgtagaggacatttgtctctacatttcgtccatacatcattttccgctcagactacgctatcactccgattttgccgtttaagtgtgaaaaaattgatttttccaataataacgctttgaaatcactcagatgccaatttgactgcctctactccaccaagacacttaaaatagggttttaaatggaaaatcccacagaatacaacaattctttgatatagttgaagttcaacaaatgactacttggggcactctggatgaaaaaacgagttaagaaacaaaaaacctcgattatcttggcttctgagtaatcgatgagatcatgttctatgggaaaattatagagaacattctggtctacatttcacccatataacacttttctgtcagttcatccaaatccttgatattttggtttaaatacaaaatttgtataatttcacgaatttgattcaagatgactgaatggcgtctcccaacttcagctctaaatcgaatttgcatgcactccgagttagctcacgttaagaatctcacctacataagccggttaggattatctgtccctttattttgtaatgttgcatctttaaaaaattttagattatccaacatttttttcttggatttttttgattaatttgattttttcatgGTTCAAAAACTTACAAATTCCCTAATTCGAAAAATTCTATCATTTAACCGAGAAAcaagtcaaaatcctaaattgaaaaaaaaaacaagattttgaTCTATTATTCATTTGAcgtaatttttatatatattaggtgagattcttaacaatctcacctactataatcctaacaaaatttcatgtcctccgatcgcgctcaaacttggccaaaatgtgtttcgccacttcctgatcacgaatatatggggggctaagttacgttcccggccggccggccggctggccgctctttggagcttaatagctcctaaactaaaaaagatatcgacttgcggttttcggcaaaggttaaatatcgtatgaaaattgcaacatggtgcattgaccccccaccccccacccctccttccgccattttgaagacccccctttttttgttttctcaatagctccgcccctatggcatcgagcgggctcaaattttagtatgttatagctgggccttagagcttaccatcaataccaaacttaaggtcccccgacccccctgacccgagctataagggtccaaaaaaattttcttaaaatggccataactccggttctaattgtcagaatttaaaaaatgagggctttttggaaagctctcgtgaaatgccacttcctcttctaatatcgcaagttcataaaaccaccgctaggggcgctattattaaaaagaaaatttttaaatcttaaaagttaaataactcaaaaattccttatgcaatcgggctgaaattttagtatgttgtagccgttgattatacctatcaaacaaaaaaaaccttaagtcgatccataacccctgacccgagctataaggggtcaaagttcgaacattgaccggcctctatctccggttctaattaacatagcgacctaaattttacctttttggtttcgtctcgatgagcactttcagatggaagttcaaaaggtcactacaggtggcgctgtgatagcgtcaaaattcatcgaaattcaaagtcacttttctcaaaaacggcattgtgcaagttaatgaaattttagtatgttgtagtccagtctaggacgtttccaaaatggtgcgtatgtgcgctgtggtttcaatagaaccggagatataaggggtcaaagttcacaaaatttaaaaaatcatatctccggttctatgtgaccgattttgatgaatgagggcttaaacgaaagatctcaccaaatactacaactttctagaacatttgaacttcgtgggaccaacaccaggggcgccacagtcaaaaaacgaatttcaatatcacataacctcaattatctcgactgtcgctgaaccgattttgatgattacttcgacataattgtagaggacatttgtctctacatttcgtccatacatcattttccggtcagactacgctatcactccgattttgccgtttaagtgtgaaaaaattgatttttccaataataacgctttgaaatcactcagatgccaatttgactgcctctactccaccaagacacttaaaatagggttttaaatggaaagtcccacagaatacaacaattctttgatatagttgaagttcaacaaatgactacttggggcactctggatgaaaaaacgagttaagaaacaaaaaacctcgcttatcttggcttctgagtaatcgatgagttcaagttctacgggaaaattatagagaacattctggtctacatttcacccatataacacttttctgtcagttcatccaaatccttgatattttggtttaaatacaaaatttgtataatttcacgaattttattcaagataactgaatggcgtctcccaacttcagctctaaatcgaatttgcatgcactccgagttagctcacgttaagaatctcacctacataagccggttaggattatctgtcccttttttgttCTAATGATTATTTGCTATATAACCCTCACTCTTTATCATGTAACTTACCTGTATCGTGATTTTCCACTGCTCTATAAAACTGTGAATATTTAATCAAccgtaaaaattttaaattataattattaaaataataaaatatttagttcaGTCGTATAAATGCATCGAGGTGAAAATAGGGTTTTTATGCGAAATTAACCTatgaatgaatattttaaaaaaataaatagattgtACTGTTTcggattttagagcaaattatttaaagtttttcattATGCATTAAATTCATATTGGCGTCGTACGAATaagaagcaataaaaataaataaaaatggattggtaaaaagtaaaaaaataaatttcaaaaaattaagaaaagaacAGATTTATAATACTATTGAATCATTAGGGgagtctggggcaaaaagtcacaaatcgaaaattttaaaattcaatatcttccaaaataaataagatagcgacttaaatttttttccataggtcttcttcaatgtcgtaagtttgttagaatttgaacaaggaatttagaaaataaaaaaaaatatatatcgaaATTtctagccctatttttgaaataatttccgtgcagaagatatcaattattagctacttattttaaatttgatgcactggtgaatatttcccaaattatctggatattctttgaatacgaattcgctatttattttagaattttacaaagattcttttctccagtaatcattttattaaaaacgaccacttggggtaaaaagtaacaaaaaccgaaacaatttctgatgttccacAGTAAAAAGAAACGTTAATGCTATgtatcgccgcttgttgtttgcattgttcaaacgatttgcagtcttttgtgtgttttttttctaaaatagcttaaaatgcgcttttctcgctcagatagagaaaacggtgttttacaaaggtatagattatagaagaataaatttcctatgaaaatatgtaatctcggtattttacttaaatttacggaatcccgtaataaagcgaatcaaactgtgatagtatcttatgcctgatactatttgccccagcacttttagaaaacagctcgataaatatatttccttacaaaatagaagaaaatgactttcacagagttgtagagcggtaaatttcttataaaactgttctaattagaaattttggaggtgctcgggtagcttgtaaaaaaataaaatattcgttttgtgactttttgccccagtctcccctaactaataatggtttttcaaggtcaaaggttaaaaagacactagagagcgcatttatcaagtaAATGGGATCAtgtttaggctcgttggaaaggtcttggaatttccgacaaaactgaactggttccaatcgactgtgaaccggtaatgaaccggttcataaccgataactaatttttattcgaaattgaattatattactcctgagtcattttaggcaatgttttgagttatttataaatccgttcaagtCGGTTGTGatccggtaatgaaccgataagttatttttgtctgaaaatcaattttattactcttaaaattattttgtgtgatctttcgagtgatttacaaatcgttttaaatcgattgagaaccggtaaactttgccacccctttttaagacgtaactgatatttttttacttaccaaattgattatttttattgatcgatttaatttttttaagcgcgtttttactgacaatttttaattaaatattgctCATTCATTTTTTGTCTGTTATTGAGTTAGATGCACGATCTAAATGTTCTGATAATGtcaataaagtttaaaattcgCAAtgaattaaaaagagaaaaaagggctgatttatttttttccattatATCTAAAAATTGCTGAgcgttttcaaaaaaaaaattaacgatAAATTTAAGAGTtgcagtagggggaagtggggcacttttgaaagtggggcaactttgaaatcgggatttttcacctatttttaagtggaactgagccatatcgtaatgtaatttagcttctcaatttgtttgtgcatctaaattatattacgataaggctcaactttatttaaaaataggtgaaaaatcccaatttcaaaggtgccccactttcaaaggtgccccacttccctctatctCAAGTTgacttatggcgtctacacattgggagcaattttcttcaaaaattgcttttttgaaggaaattccctgtaGTATTGTAGacggaaacgtcaaatttctgccaaaaaagcaatttttgacgaaaattgctcccaatgtgtagaggcctttaactAAAATAtagagatattttgaaaaattgaagctCTCAAAGTAAATTGatttgcaaattttataaaCAGCCCTgcaataaaaaagaagaaaaataaaatttttaccttaatgacactgttttctttcttttattcttCTCATTATCCTAATCCGGCTCTCATCCTTCACTTGTTCTTCCTTTTGCGGAAacgtgattttggctttggaTCATCATCATCTGAATCTGTGGATCTACTTGGGCCCTCATTCCATTCCCTTTTCAACTCCTGCAACATTGCCGGTGTCAGAAGTCCTTGGGCCAGCAATCTCTCCGTCAATCGACCCCTTATTGCGTTCCCTGATCGAGGTGCCCTGAGATAGTGATGTCTCTTCTGGTTAATCTCGAAGGAATCCTCATCGGGAGTATTGTTGGACGTTGCtgtttcgctgtttttcagcaATTTTGTAATTTGGAAGACACCCTGTTGGATGATATCATCGAGTTCCTTCTGAGCATCCCTCACAGCTCGAGCGTCCGGGAATAAGTCCATGAAGCGATAGCTGAACCAAAGATACAGATCCATGACATCGAAAACAGCTTCAAGATGCACAAGATCCAGAATGGTTCTGGGCAGGACAAATGGCCAGCCACAGTGACTCATGAGCCAGTCGAAGGTCATCGGTTCATTCCGACTGTACTGCCGggcaaatttgaggaacatGGAACATACAAAGGGCATACGTTTGTTAATAGGAGCACAGCAGAAGACATAGCGTCCTCTGAGCGGAAGTGGCACATGCTGAATCATTTCAGCAAGGAATTTGAAATCTTCCGTGTTGCACATAAAGTACAGGGAATCATCGACAGTTGATAGAGACACAAAGATGTCCATGAGATTGCTGAGGGTGGAATTGGGCAGATGATAGGCGTACAATTCAATCTGATCAGCAGTTGGATGGAGTCCAGCTTGAGTCAGTGGATCTGGTATTGATCTCAGGAGGTTCTTCAATGTCGACAAATCCTCAGCCTTGAATGTAGTGACAAAACCCTCTTCCCACTGTGTCCCATATCGTCCAGCACGTCCAGCAATCTGCAGAGCTGCAGAGACAGATATCGTATCCATCTCCTTCTCACCCTTCTCATTCATCGTTGGCTTTATCAAGGAATAGAAAATAATCCGTCGGATACTCAAATTCAATCCCATCCCAATGGCATCTGTAGCTACCATGACTTTACAGCTGTTATTGATGTCATTAAACTTGGCTGCTTGAGCCAACTTTGTTCCCGGAGGCAATCCACCATAAATCACTGCAACTTCCTTTCCGCGTGCCTCAATCTCTCGTGACACTGCGTAAATGTCATTTTTGCTGAAGCAAACAATACAATCCCCCGGCAGGACATTTTCCAGCGTTCCTAGAGCACGATCTTCCACAGACAACTCCGTCAGACGTTTGTAGTGACGAATCTCGAGACTTTCTCCTGTTGTAGCACAAATTTTCTGCAGCAATTCAGCACATCCAGCCTCCCCACAGACATGAATCTCTTCGGCTATGAGCCCCAGAAATGCTCGAGTCCATGCCCAACCTCTTTGAGGATCTCTAAGAAGCTGAATCTCATCGATAACAGCAACTTCATCTAAGTGAAGAAACAAGAAATCGCATAAAGGCATTCCAATAGGATTGCAAATTGGCAAAATGCAAAGGGtctgataagaaaaaattgaataactaTTAAATATAGTAAAAGAGTTTAGAGAAAGTTATTTGTAagataaatatgttaaaattaaaGGGTCTTTagttaataaatataatttaaatattgaacGGTTATTACCctgtaattttatttcaaatatttagacTTAGAGGAATAAatataggggagattggggtagTTTAACCAACAAAAGATTTtgcttttgtaatttttgaaagaaaaaacggGTTAGATCAGTAAATTTGACCCGTTCACAGAGAAAAAAGTGCCTATCTTATATGCATTTccttattaaccctttaacgacgagacactttttacggactgaaaatcaacaataaaaattaaactgagaaacataatcaatgataagtcttacatctaaccttggaaagtccaacagagtctgattcgatgtattttgtgcttctatgaacgataggaacaaaaatagcccaaaaatttaagtaatttttctgacaatatcaatgaataatatttttcgctttaatgaaaaatattacgtatgagtattgtagtttatattgccaaaagggttttgcttaaaaatgaaattggaagtataaaaaataaataaactcaattatgaatttgagaaatagaaaaattcgccatttttgagcttaaatatttactacatagcaaatagctagaaaagacttgcaaaaaatattctagatttcatcaaccttctactttacaattatgtacagaataagaaaaaaataactttaggtagtcaggaaaaattattttctttatgggacaccggtgttcca is from Phlebotomus papatasi isolate M1 chromosome 1, Ppap_2.1, whole genome shotgun sequence and encodes:
- the LOC129798839 gene encoding ATP-dependent RNA helicase SUV3 homolog, mitochondrial; protein product: MLKNSARLSFLCLAAQRIVLRGETQRQMLKIIGPAWMAQVRGKKDESSSNLSALFKPVPVKSNPDDINIGAELTGTLDKAELLKVLNKFSQKREIKMLCMENGLDIYLQQQAFASFRRYCMEAENLPADLHITVSDILQGAGHVDDIFPYFLRHAKQIFPHLDCMDDLKKISDLRTPANWYPNARAINRKIIFHSGPTNSGKTYHAMERFLTAKSGVYCGPLKLLATEVFHKSNERGTSCDLITGEERKFARGDGSPSAHVSCTVEMTSVTNPYEVAVIDEIQLLRDPQRGWAWTRAFLGLIAEEIHVCGEAGCAELLQKICATTGESLEIRHYKRLTELSVEDRALGTLENVLPGDCIVCFSKNDIYAVSREIEARGKEVAVIYGGLPPGTKLAQAAKFNDINNSCKVMVATDAIGMGLNLSIRRIIFYSLIKPTMNEKGEKEMDTISVSAALQIAGRAGRYGTQWEEGFVTTFKAEDLSTLKNLLRSIPDPLTQAGLHPTADQIELYAYHLPNSTLSNLMDIFVSLSTVDDSLYFMCNTEDFKFLAEMIQHVPLPLRGRYVFCCAPINKRMPFVCSMFLKFARQYSRNEPMTFDWLMSHCGWPFVLPRTILDLVHLEAVFDVMDLYLWFSYRFMDLFPDARAVRDAQKELDDIIQQGVFQITKLLKNSETATSNNTPDEDSFEINQKRHHYLRAPRSGNAIRGRLTERLLAQGLLTPAMLQELKREWNEGPSRSTDSDDDDPKPKSRFRKRKNK